The genomic window GGCGAATCCGACAGCGCCCGTGATCCGGTGCTGGCCGGGCTGGTGGACCGCGTCGACCTCGGCGCGCTGTCCCCGCCCGGCCGGATCCCGGACCAGTACCAGTACGACATCGACATCGACGGCACCAGCGCGACGGTCGGCGAGAGCCAGCTCAGCGGGCCGCTGCGCGAACTCGTCCACCACGTCCTGAACCGTCCGCGCTGACCGCTCAGGCGGCGAGG from Actinomadura rubteroloni includes these protein-coding regions:
- a CDS encoding protealysin inhibitor emfourin — its product is MKVRVVRSGGFAGIERHGESDSARDPVLAGLVDRVDLGALSPPGRIPDQYQYDIDIDGTSATVGESQLSGPLRELVHHVLNRPR